In one window of Photobacterium leiognathi DNA:
- the accB gene encoding acetyl-CoA carboxylase biotin carboxyl carrier protein has protein sequence MDIRKIKKLIELVEESGIAELEISEGEESVRISRSVAPTAVMPQQYAAAPVAPAQPAVAQPVEAPAAPVATAPAAETAAPVAYHSVLSPMVGTFYRSPSPEAKSFVEVGQSVNIGDTLCIVEAMKMMNQIQADKASKVVAILAEDGDAIEFDQPLIIIE, from the coding sequence ATGGATATTCGTAAGATCAAGAAGCTAATCGAGCTTGTAGAAGAATCAGGTATTGCTGAGCTAGAAATTTCTGAAGGTGAAGAGTCAGTACGCATCAGCCGTAGCGTTGCACCAACAGCTGTAATGCCACAGCAATATGCAGCAGCACCTGTTGCTCCAGCACAGCCTGCAGTAGCACAACCAGTAGAAGCACCAGCAGCCCCTGTTGCGACAGCTCCAGCAGCAGAAACCGCTGCACCTGTAGCTTACCACTCTGTACTTTCTCCAATGGTGGGTACGTTCTACCGCTCTCCAAGCCCAGAAGCGAAATCATTTGTAGAAGTGGGTCAATCTGTAAACATCGGTGACACGCTATGTATCGTTGAAGCGATGAAGATGATGAACCAAATCCAAGCAGACAAAGCTAGTAAAGTTGTCGCTATTCTTGCAGAAGACGGCGATGCGATTGAGTTCGATCAGCCTCTTATCATCATCGAGTAA
- the accC gene encoding acetyl-CoA carboxylase biotin carboxylase subunit, translating into MLDKLVIANRGEIALRILRACKELGIKTVAVHSTADRDLKHVLLADESVCIGPARGIDSYLNIPRIISAAEITGAVAIHPGYGFLSENADFAEQVERSGFIFVGPKAETIRLMGDKVSAITAMKKAGVPCVPGSDGPLDDDEAKNKSFAKRIGYPVIIKASGGGGGRGMRVVRGENELTEAIAMTRAEAKSCFNNDMVYMEKYLENPRHIEVQVLADGQGGAIHLGERDCSMQRRHQKVVEEAPAPGITEEMRKYIGERCTRACIEIGYRGAGTFEFLYENGEFYFIEMNTRIQVEHPVTEMVTGVDLIKEQLRIAAGQPLSFNQSDIQIRGHAIECRINAEDPERFLPCPGTIERFHAPGGMGIRWESHIYTGYTVPPYYDSMIGKLIAYGENRDVAISRMRNALSEMIIDGIKTNVPLQQAIMADENFQKGGANIHYLEKKLGLQ; encoded by the coding sequence ATGTTAGATAAATTAGTAATTGCGAACCGAGGTGAAATTGCACTTCGTATCCTACGCGCATGTAAAGAGCTAGGTATCAAAACTGTAGCGGTTCACTCCACTGCAGACCGCGATCTTAAGCACGTTCTACTTGCTGACGAGTCAGTGTGTATTGGTCCTGCTCGCGGTATCGACAGCTACCTAAATATTCCACGCATCATTAGTGCTGCTGAAATCACAGGTGCTGTAGCTATCCACCCTGGTTACGGTTTCCTGTCAGAAAATGCTGACTTTGCTGAGCAAGTTGAGCGTTCTGGTTTTATTTTCGTGGGTCCTAAAGCTGAAACTATTCGCCTAATGGGTGACAAGGTTTCTGCTATCACGGCAATGAAAAAAGCAGGCGTACCTTGTGTACCTGGCTCTGACGGCCCTCTTGATGACGACGAAGCGAAAAACAAATCTTTCGCTAAGCGTATTGGCTACCCTGTGATCATCAAAGCCTCTGGTGGCGGCGGCGGTCGTGGTATGCGTGTAGTTCGTGGCGAAAACGAACTAACAGAAGCAATCGCAATGACCCGTGCGGAAGCAAAATCTTGTTTCAATAACGACATGGTTTACATGGAGAAATACCTTGAAAACCCACGTCACATTGAAGTACAGGTTTTAGCTGACGGTCAAGGCGGTGCGATCCACTTAGGTGAGCGTGACTGTTCTATGCAGCGTCGTCACCAGAAAGTGGTAGAAGAAGCACCAGCGCCGGGTATTACCGAAGAAATGCGTAAATACATCGGTGAGCGTTGTACTCGTGCATGTATCGAAATCGGTTACCGTGGTGCGGGTACGTTTGAATTCCTATACGAAAACGGTGAGTTCTACTTCATTGAAATGAACACCCGTATTCAGGTTGAACACCCAGTAACAGAAATGGTCACTGGCGTTGATTTGATCAAAGAGCAATTACGTATTGCAGCAGGTCAACCACTGTCTTTCAACCAAAGTGATATTCAAATTCGTGGTCATGCTATCGAATGTCGTATCAACGCAGAAGATCCAGAGCGTTTCCTACCTTGCCCAGGTACTATCGAGCGTTTCCACGCGCCAGGTGGTATGGGTATTCGTTGGGAATCTCACATCTACACAGGTTACACAGTACCGCCTTACTACGATTCAATGATCGGTAAGTTGATTGCGTACGGTGAAAACCGTGATGTTGCGATTTCTCGCATGCGTAACGCACTAAGCGAAATGATCATTGATGGTATTAAGACTAACGTACCGCTACAACAAGCGATCATGGCAGACGAGAACTTCCAAAAAGGTGGTGCAAACATTCACTACCTAGAGAAGAAACTTGGTCTTCAGTAA